From Candidatus Hydrogenedentota bacterium, a single genomic window includes:
- a CDS encoding DUF2089 family protein yields MDKRMLPVSCPSCGQALKVRRLECPSCDTAVEGCFGLPVLARLTREEQEFLVSLVLCGGSLKELAAVYGVSYPTVRNRLDALIARVRFLSAGSENDEGKESSE; encoded by the coding sequence ATGGATAAGCGAATGTTGCCGGTTTCCTGTCCCAGTTGCGGACAAGCCTTGAAAGTCAGGCGGCTTGAATGCCCATCGTGTGACACGGCGGTCGAGGGTTGTTTTGGTCTGCCTGTTCTGGCGCGCCTGACGCGGGAGGAGCAGGAGTTTTTGGTCAGTCTTGTGCTGTGCGGCGGCAGCCTCAAGGAGCTTGCGGCGGTGTATGGCGTCTCGTACCCGACGGTCCGCAACCGGTTGGACGCGCTGATTGCGCGGGTGCGCTTTTTGTCCGCCGGGTCTGAAAATGATGAGGGGAAGGAGTCGTCTGAATGA